A single region of the Brachypodium distachyon strain Bd21 chromosome 3, Brachypodium_distachyon_v3.0, whole genome shotgun sequence genome encodes:
- the LOC100836777 gene encoding myb-related protein Zm38 translates to MGHHSCCNQQKVKRGLWSPEEDEKLVRYITTHGYGCWSEVPEKAGLQRCGKSCRLRWINYLRPDIRRGRFTPEEEKLIISLHAIVGNRWAHIASHLPGRTDNEIKNYWNSWIKKKIRKHVPAPPASISPTTASPPNSLIAAPPCTGSTGTSSVAGGANHRRPLQHPTFSCTADEDEQHHLQLDAFMGPQAQAQQSIVSCGRDEGSPPGGATMAAAPPPLFMFDTSGPLFATTPAQEHPFISSFTAAMAEGGCYGLQLPPLVDGMGAMAMDDHCRYEIVEEQKQQQQRRRPEPELELELEEERWVDDEQLLMWHDVHDELTTTPSSNLQSDHHSSLLFMGPN, encoded by the exons ATGGGGCATCACTCTTGCTGCAACCAGCAGAAGGTGAAGAGGGGGCTGTGGTCTCCCGAGGAGGACGAGAAGCTGGTCAGGTACATCACCACCCATGGCTACGGCTGCTGGAGCGAGGTCCCCGAGAAAGCCG GGTTGCAGCGGTGTGGGAAGAGCTGCCGGCTGCGGTGGATCAACTACCTTCGGCCGGACATCCGGCGAGGCCGCTTcacgccggaggaggagaagctcaTCATCAGCCTACACGCTATTGTAGGCAACAG GTGGGCCCACATTGCCAGCCACTTGCCGGGTCGGACCGACAACGAGATCAAGAACTACTGGAACTCGTGGATCAAGAAGAAGATACGCAAGCacgtgccggcgccgccggcttcgATCTCGCCCACGACGGCGAGCCCTCCAAACAGCCTAATCGCAGCTCCTCCATGCACCGGCAGCACGGGGACGTCATCGGTCGCTGGCGGCGCcaaccaccgccggccgctgcAGCACCCGACGTTCAGCTGCACCGCCGACGAAGACGAGCAGCACCATCTGCAGCTCGACGCCTTCATGGGcccccaggcccaggcccagcagAGCATCGTAAGCTGCGGCAGGGACGAGGGCTCTCCTCCGGGAGGAGCAAcaatggcggcggcaccgCCCCCGCTCTTCATGTTCGACACATCCGGGCCGTTGTTCGCGACGACCCCGGCGCAGGAGCACCCGTTCATCTCGAGCTtcacggcggcgatggcggaggGAGGATGCTACGGCCTGCAGCTGCCTCCCCTCGTCGACGGCATgggcgccatggccatggacgACCACTGCAGATACGAAATCGTCGaggagcagaagcagcagcagcagcggcggcggccggagccggagctggagctggagctggaggaggagcggtGGGTGGACGACGAGCAGCTGCTGATGTGGCATGACGTCCACGATGAACTAACCACCACGCCCTCGTCCAACCTGCAAAGTGATCATCACTCCTCCCTCCTTTTTATGGGGCCTAATTAA